CTGTTCACGTACTGGACCGTAACCAGCCCGCTCACTGATAGAGGGCCGCCCGCTCCACGGCACTCCAGGTCGTGCTGGTGACGACGTACAGCGCGGCGGCGAGCGGTACGACCGCCACGGTGACGAGCGTGAAGAAGGACAGGAACGGCATGGCCTTGTTGACCGCGCCGAGCCCCGGCGCCTGCTCGCCGTCCCCGGCGGCCACCGTGACCGGGTTGTTCGCCATCATCCGCTTGGTACGCCGGTAGTTGAAGGCGGCGACGGCCGCGACGAGGACGAAGAGCCCGAGGTAGACCAGCCCGGCCGGGCCGAACGGCCCGCCGGCGCCGAGCGCGTCGGCCCACTTCCCGCCGAGCGGCGCCGAGAGCAGCCGATGGGAGAGCAGGCGGTTGGCCTCGCCGCCGATCGTGGAGCTGGAGAAGAGGTGGTAGAGCAGGAAGAAGGCGGGCAGCTGGAACAGGCCGGGCAGCAATCCGGAGAACGGCGAGACCTTTTCCTCGGCGTGGAGTTCCATGACCGCCTTCTGCAGCCGCTGCGGGTCCTTCGCGTGCTTCTTCCGCAGCTCGGCGATCTTCGGCTGGAGCGCGGCGCGGGCGCGCTGGCCGCGCGCGGCGGCACGGGACAGCGGATGGACGAGGAGCCGTACGAGCGCGGTGAACAGGATGATCGCGGCGGCGGCCGCGGAGGCGTGGAAGAGCGGCTGGAGCAGGTCGGCGAGCTGCTCGACCAGGCGGGCGAAGAGGGAGAAGACGGACATGGGTGAGCCCTCCGGGGGTCTCGTCGTGCCGGAAGCGTGCTGGAAGTGAGCAGAACGGCAGGACGACCCGCGCGGGGTCACGTACGAACCCGTACGACGGTGTGCGGTGAGACGTGCCCCTACGCGGCGGTCGCCGGAAGGGCGAGGCCGGGTGCCCTGGGCCGGCGCCGGCCCGGCGCGTCGGGATCGCGCTGGGGCAGGAAGGCCGTACGCCGGGCCCGGTCGCGGATCGCCGTACGCACCCGGGTGGGCGGGACGGCGGGTGCGCTGCGGGCGGCGAGGAGGGAGCAGAGGGTGAGCGCGGAACCGGCGGCGGCGGTCGCGGCCAGCGCCACGGTCGCGGTCAGATTGCCGGTGTCGAGCAGCAGGACCGGCAGCAGCAGAAGCAGCAGAAGCAGGGCGAGCGCACGCGACCGCGCGAGACTGCGGACCACTCGGCTCCCCTCCCCACGGTCACAACCGCCGACGTCTACCCGCCCTTTATACCTGACCAGCGTCAACACCGAATAGAGCGGCCGGTGATGACCGACATCCCGTGCGCGCCGCCGTGCCTGTGACGGACAATGTGCGGGGCCGGCCGGCCCCGAGTACACCGCCACCGCATCCGAAGGGGCCCCGCGTGCCGCGTACTCCCACCTGCGTCCTGAGCGACGCGTCTCCCGTACGCGTCGGTGACGGTCACGCGGTGGACCGGTTCGTGGAGATCGGCTCGTTCACCAAGGTGCTCACCGGTACGGCGCTCATGCGCATGGCCGCCGCGGGCCTGCTCGACGCCGACGACCCCGTCGAGCGCCGGCTCCCCGCCGCCGCGGGCACCGGGATCACGCTGCGGCATCTGGCCACCCACACGTCCGGGCTGCCCCGCCTCCCACCCGGCGTCCAAGGCCGTGATCCGTACGCCGCGTTCGACGCCGACGCCCTGCGCGGGCTGCTCGGCCGGCTGGACCAGGTGGCGGTCCGGCCGCCGGGACAGGAGGAGGAGTACTCCAACCTCGGGTACGCCGTGCTGGGCGCGGCGCTGGCCGGCGCGGCGGGTGCGCCGTACGAGGAACTGCTCGCCGAGTACGTGCTGCGGCCGCTGGACGTCCATGAGGTGAGCGTGCGGCCCGAGGCCGGCCGGCGGCTGCTCGCCCCCGGGTTCCTCGGGCGGGACCGCAGGCCCTGGACCATGGACGGGGCGATCCTTCCGGCGGGCGGGCTGTGGGCCACCCCGCGCGCGGTCGCCGATCTGCTCGTCCGGCTGGCGATCGAGCGCCGGCTGGGAGATCCGGCACCCTCGTGGCAGACGGCCGGCGCACTGCTCTGGCACAACGGCGCGACCCGGCACGCCTCCGTCTTCGCCGGGGCCATGGCGGACGGCCGCTGGGTGGTCGTCCACCGGCTGGGCGGCCGCTCGGACCGCACCGACCGGATGGGCATCGACCTGCTCAGGGGCGACGGCTCACCGGCCTCCTGAGCGACACGGAGCTGCGATCAGGCGGGTTCCGTCTCCAGCGGCTCCAGCAGCCGCTTCGGCTTCAGCAGGGCCCTGCTGACCGGGTCCGCCGGGTCGCGGTCGAGGCCGGGGCCCGGTTCCATGACGACGTCCTCGAGCGCTACGGCGGTCCGGCAGGC
The genomic region above belongs to Streptomyces sp. CG1 and contains:
- a CDS encoding YidC/Oxa1 family membrane protein insertase, producing the protein MSVFSLFARLVEQLADLLQPLFHASAAAAAIILFTALVRLLVHPLSRAAARGQRARAALQPKIAELRKKHAKDPQRLQKAVMELHAEEKVSPFSGLLPGLFQLPAFFLLYHLFSSSTIGGEANRLLSHRLLSAPLGGKWADALGAGGPFGPAGLVYLGLFVLVAAVAAFNYRRTKRMMANNPVTVAAGDGEQAPGLGAVNKAMPFLSFFTLVTVAVVPLAAALYVVTSTTWSAVERAALYQ
- a CDS encoding DUF6412 domain-containing protein yields the protein MVRSLARSRALALLLLLLLLPVLLLDTGNLTATVALAATAAAGSALTLCSLLAARSAPAVPPTRVRTAIRDRARRTAFLPQRDPDAPGRRRPRAPGLALPATAA
- a CDS encoding serine hydrolase domain-containing protein gives rise to the protein MPRTPTCVLSDASPVRVGDGHAVDRFVEIGSFTKVLTGTALMRMAAAGLLDADDPVERRLPAAAGTGITLRHLATHTSGLPRLPPGVQGRDPYAAFDADALRGLLGRLDQVAVRPPGQEEEYSNLGYAVLGAALAGAAGAPYEELLAEYVLRPLDVHEVSVRPEAGRRLLAPGFLGRDRRPWTMDGAILPAGGLWATPRAVADLLVRLAIERRLGDPAPSWQTAGALLWHNGATRHASVFAGAMADGRWVVVHRLGGRSDRTDRMGIDLLRGDGSPAS